Proteins encoded by one window of Vigna radiata var. radiata cultivar VC1973A chromosome 5, Vradiata_ver6, whole genome shotgun sequence:
- the LOC106762676 gene encoding C-type lectin receptor-like tyrosine-protein kinase At1g52310 isoform X2, whose translation MFYVVNRFVEALSCLQTLNETCGYFDGSLSRDTKVPCPIGWVMDPNKTKCFLHVGRPQSWNDSEICCSKYGGHLASLASLQELQFAQSLCGESVNSCWIGGQRHNTTTSYQWMWSDNSPGNSSIFPLENVPPHCNGTGLSCHRNNTDNLCTVMTNNSNSLVSERCDNPHSSLCILDIDAACNRMHCHRDYYLIILIVVSALILSTTLAVVVWLLVYKRGKKRRRSRKISVPGASLPSWKVFTKEELRSITKNFSEGNRLVGDTKTGGTYSGVLSDGSRVAVKRLKRTSFQRKKEFYSEISRVARLRYPNLVAVMGCCYDHGDRYIVYEFVANGPLDKWLHHIPRGGRSLDWAMRMKIATTLAQGIAFLHDKVKPQVVHRDIRASNVLLDEEFGARLMGVGLSKIVPYEVMHERTVMAGGTYGYLAPEFVYRNEFTTKSDVYSFGVLLLEIVSGRRPTQAVDSVGWQSIFEWATPLVQVHRYHELLDPHITSSSSSIIPEASTIQKVVDLVYSCTQHVPSMRPRMSHVVHQLQQIAQPPTK comes from the exons ATGTTTTATGTTGTGAACCGATTTGTGGAAGCTTTGTCTTGCTTGCAGACACTGAACGAGACTTGCGGATACTTCGATGGTTCTCTCAGTAGAGATACAAAAG TACCTTGCCCTATTGGTTGGGTTATGGACCCTAACAAGACCAAGTGCTTTCTTCATGTTGGGAGGCCTCAATCTTGGAATGACTCTGAAATCTGTTGTAGTAAGTATGGTGGACATTTAGCTTCATTGGCATCACTTCAGGAGCTACAATTTGCTCAGAGCCTCTGTGGTGAATCTGTGAATAGTTGCTGGATTGGTGGACAAAGACACAACACTACAACTAGTTATCAGTGGATGTGGTCTGACAATTCACCAGGGAATAGCTCCATATTTCCATTGGAAAATGTTCCGCCCCATTGTAATGGAACTGGATTATCCTGTCATAGAAACAATACAGATAATCTGTGCACGGTAATGACTAATAATTCAAACTCTCTCGTGAGTGAGAGATGCGATAATCCTCACTCTTCTCTGTGTATACTTGATATAG aTGCAGCGTGTAACCGGATGCACTGCCATAGGGATTATTACCTTATCATCCTCATAGTAGTGAGTGCATTGATACTCTCCACAACATTAGCAGTGGTAGTTTGGCTTCTTGTATATAAGCGGGGCAAGAAAAGAAGGCGGTCTAGAAAAATATCTGTTCCAGGAGCTTCTCTTCCATCATGGAAAGTCTTCACCAAAGAGGAATTAAGGTCAATTacgaagaatttcagtgaaggtAATCGTCTTGTTGGTGATACCAAGACTGGTGGTACATACAGTGGGGTTTTATCAGATGGTTCGAGGGTTGCAGTTAAGAGATTAAAGAGGACAAGCTTTCAGAGGAAAAAGGAGTTTTATTCTGAAATTAGCAGGGTTGCTAGGCTTCGATATCCCAATCTGGTTGCTGTGATGGGATGCTGCTATGATCACGGTGATCGCTACATTGTTTATGAATTTGTAGCTAATGGTCCCTTAGATAAATGGCTGCATCACATACCTAGGGGAGGTCGTAGCTTAGATTGGGCTATGAGGATGAAAATTGCTACAACGCTTGCTCAAGGAATTGC GTTTCTGCATGACAAGGTTAAGCCACAAGTTGTGCATCGAGATATACGTGCAAGTAATGTACTCCTGGATGAGGAGTTTGGAGCACGTCTGATGGGTGTTGGTCTGTCCAAGATTGTGCCGTACGAAGTAATGCATGAGAGAACTGTCATGGCAGGTGGAACTTACGGATATCTTGCTCCAGAGTTTGTGTATAGGAACGAGTTTACAACAAAGAGTGACGTATATAGTTTTGGCGTCCTACTACTTGAAATAGTAAGCGGACGTAGACCTACACAGGCAGTTGATTCCGTTGGTTGGCAGAGTATCTTTGAGTGGGCAACACCTCTTGTGCAAGTTCATCGCTACCATGAACTCTTGGATCCTCATATAACTTCATCCTCTTCTAGCATTATCCCAGAGGCTAGTACCATCCAAAAGGTGGTTGACCTTGTTTATTCCTGCACGCAGCATGTTCCTTCTATGCGCCCTAGAATGTCTCATGTTGTTCACCAGCTGCAACAGATTGCCCAACCACCTACAAAGTAA
- the LOC106762676 gene encoding C-type lectin receptor-like tyrosine-protein kinase At1g52310 isoform X3, with translation MDPNKTKCFLHVGRPQSWNDSEICCSKYGGHLASLASLQELQFAQSLCGESVNSCWIGGQRHNTTTSYQWMWSDNSPGNSSIFPLENVPPHCNGTGLSCHRNNTDNLCTVMTNNSNSLVSERCDNPHSSLCILDIDAACNRMHCHRDYYLIILIVVSALILSTTLAVVVWLLVYKRGKKRRRSRKISVPGASLPSWKVFTKEELRSITKNFSEGNRLVGDTKTGGTYSGVLSDGSRVAVKRLKRTSFQRKKEFYSEISRVARLRYPNLVAVMGCCYDHGDRYIVYEFVANGPLDKWLHHIPRGGRSLDWAMRMKIATTLAQGIAFLHDKVKPQVVHRDIRASNVLLDEEFGARLMGVGLSKIVPYEVMHERTVMAGGTYGYLAPEFVYRNEFTTKSDVYSFGVLLLEIVSGRRPTQAVDSVGWQSIFEWATPLVQVHRYHELLDPHITSSSSSIIPEASTIQKVVDLVYSCTQHVPSMRPRMSHVVHQLQQIAQPPTK, from the exons ATGGACCCTAACAAGACCAAGTGCTTTCTTCATGTTGGGAGGCCTCAATCTTGGAATGACTCTGAAATCTGTTGTAGTAAGTATGGTGGACATTTAGCTTCATTGGCATCACTTCAGGAGCTACAATTTGCTCAGAGCCTCTGTGGTGAATCTGTGAATAGTTGCTGGATTGGTGGACAAAGACACAACACTACAACTAGTTATCAGTGGATGTGGTCTGACAATTCACCAGGGAATAGCTCCATATTTCCATTGGAAAATGTTCCGCCCCATTGTAATGGAACTGGATTATCCTGTCATAGAAACAATACAGATAATCTGTGCACGGTAATGACTAATAATTCAAACTCTCTCGTGAGTGAGAGATGCGATAATCCTCACTCTTCTCTGTGTATACTTGATATAG aTGCAGCGTGTAACCGGATGCACTGCCATAGGGATTATTACCTTATCATCCTCATAGTAGTGAGTGCATTGATACTCTCCACAACATTAGCAGTGGTAGTTTGGCTTCTTGTATATAAGCGGGGCAAGAAAAGAAGGCGGTCTAGAAAAATATCTGTTCCAGGAGCTTCTCTTCCATCATGGAAAGTCTTCACCAAAGAGGAATTAAGGTCAATTacgaagaatttcagtgaaggtAATCGTCTTGTTGGTGATACCAAGACTGGTGGTACATACAGTGGGGTTTTATCAGATGGTTCGAGGGTTGCAGTTAAGAGATTAAAGAGGACAAGCTTTCAGAGGAAAAAGGAGTTTTATTCTGAAATTAGCAGGGTTGCTAGGCTTCGATATCCCAATCTGGTTGCTGTGATGGGATGCTGCTATGATCACGGTGATCGCTACATTGTTTATGAATTTGTAGCTAATGGTCCCTTAGATAAATGGCTGCATCACATACCTAGGGGAGGTCGTAGCTTAGATTGGGCTATGAGGATGAAAATTGCTACAACGCTTGCTCAAGGAATTGC GTTTCTGCATGACAAGGTTAAGCCACAAGTTGTGCATCGAGATATACGTGCAAGTAATGTACTCCTGGATGAGGAGTTTGGAGCACGTCTGATGGGTGTTGGTCTGTCCAAGATTGTGCCGTACGAAGTAATGCATGAGAGAACTGTCATGGCAGGTGGAACTTACGGATATCTTGCTCCAGAGTTTGTGTATAGGAACGAGTTTACAACAAAGAGTGACGTATATAGTTTTGGCGTCCTACTACTTGAAATAGTAAGCGGACGTAGACCTACACAGGCAGTTGATTCCGTTGGTTGGCAGAGTATCTTTGAGTGGGCAACACCTCTTGTGCAAGTTCATCGCTACCATGAACTCTTGGATCCTCATATAACTTCATCCTCTTCTAGCATTATCCCAGAGGCTAGTACCATCCAAAAGGTGGTTGACCTTGTTTATTCCTGCACGCAGCATGTTCCTTCTATGCGCCCTAGAATGTCTCATGTTGTTCACCAGCTGCAACAGATTGCCCAACCACCTACAAAGTAA
- the LOC106762676 gene encoding C-type lectin receptor-like tyrosine-protein kinase At1g52310 isoform X1, whose protein sequence is MEAKSVALQFLLLLLSMLAVATRGLASSATLNETCGYFDGSLSRDTKVPCPIGWVMDPNKTKCFLHVGRPQSWNDSEICCSKYGGHLASLASLQELQFAQSLCGESVNSCWIGGQRHNTTTSYQWMWSDNSPGNSSIFPLENVPPHCNGTGLSCHRNNTDNLCTVMTNNSNSLVSERCDNPHSSLCILDIDAACNRMHCHRDYYLIILIVVSALILSTTLAVVVWLLVYKRGKKRRRSRKISVPGASLPSWKVFTKEELRSITKNFSEGNRLVGDTKTGGTYSGVLSDGSRVAVKRLKRTSFQRKKEFYSEISRVARLRYPNLVAVMGCCYDHGDRYIVYEFVANGPLDKWLHHIPRGGRSLDWAMRMKIATTLAQGIAFLHDKVKPQVVHRDIRASNVLLDEEFGARLMGVGLSKIVPYEVMHERTVMAGGTYGYLAPEFVYRNEFTTKSDVYSFGVLLLEIVSGRRPTQAVDSVGWQSIFEWATPLVQVHRYHELLDPHITSSSSSIIPEASTIQKVVDLVYSCTQHVPSMRPRMSHVVHQLQQIAQPPTK, encoded by the exons ATGGAAGCCAAGTCCGTGGCACTGcaatttcttctccttctgCTCTCTATGCTCGCTGTTGCTACTCGTGGACTCGCTTCCAGTGCG ACACTGAACGAGACTTGCGGATACTTCGATGGTTCTCTCAGTAGAGATACAAAAG TACCTTGCCCTATTGGTTGGGTTATGGACCCTAACAAGACCAAGTGCTTTCTTCATGTTGGGAGGCCTCAATCTTGGAATGACTCTGAAATCTGTTGTAGTAAGTATGGTGGACATTTAGCTTCATTGGCATCACTTCAGGAGCTACAATTTGCTCAGAGCCTCTGTGGTGAATCTGTGAATAGTTGCTGGATTGGTGGACAAAGACACAACACTACAACTAGTTATCAGTGGATGTGGTCTGACAATTCACCAGGGAATAGCTCCATATTTCCATTGGAAAATGTTCCGCCCCATTGTAATGGAACTGGATTATCCTGTCATAGAAACAATACAGATAATCTGTGCACGGTAATGACTAATAATTCAAACTCTCTCGTGAGTGAGAGATGCGATAATCCTCACTCTTCTCTGTGTATACTTGATATAG aTGCAGCGTGTAACCGGATGCACTGCCATAGGGATTATTACCTTATCATCCTCATAGTAGTGAGTGCATTGATACTCTCCACAACATTAGCAGTGGTAGTTTGGCTTCTTGTATATAAGCGGGGCAAGAAAAGAAGGCGGTCTAGAAAAATATCTGTTCCAGGAGCTTCTCTTCCATCATGGAAAGTCTTCACCAAAGAGGAATTAAGGTCAATTacgaagaatttcagtgaaggtAATCGTCTTGTTGGTGATACCAAGACTGGTGGTACATACAGTGGGGTTTTATCAGATGGTTCGAGGGTTGCAGTTAAGAGATTAAAGAGGACAAGCTTTCAGAGGAAAAAGGAGTTTTATTCTGAAATTAGCAGGGTTGCTAGGCTTCGATATCCCAATCTGGTTGCTGTGATGGGATGCTGCTATGATCACGGTGATCGCTACATTGTTTATGAATTTGTAGCTAATGGTCCCTTAGATAAATGGCTGCATCACATACCTAGGGGAGGTCGTAGCTTAGATTGGGCTATGAGGATGAAAATTGCTACAACGCTTGCTCAAGGAATTGC GTTTCTGCATGACAAGGTTAAGCCACAAGTTGTGCATCGAGATATACGTGCAAGTAATGTACTCCTGGATGAGGAGTTTGGAGCACGTCTGATGGGTGTTGGTCTGTCCAAGATTGTGCCGTACGAAGTAATGCATGAGAGAACTGTCATGGCAGGTGGAACTTACGGATATCTTGCTCCAGAGTTTGTGTATAGGAACGAGTTTACAACAAAGAGTGACGTATATAGTTTTGGCGTCCTACTACTTGAAATAGTAAGCGGACGTAGACCTACACAGGCAGTTGATTCCGTTGGTTGGCAGAGTATCTTTGAGTGGGCAACACCTCTTGTGCAAGTTCATCGCTACCATGAACTCTTGGATCCTCATATAACTTCATCCTCTTCTAGCATTATCCCAGAGGCTAGTACCATCCAAAAGGTGGTTGACCTTGTTTATTCCTGCACGCAGCATGTTCCTTCTATGCGCCCTAGAATGTCTCATGTTGTTCACCAGCTGCAACAGATTGCCCAACCACCTACAAAGTAA